From the Verrucomicrobiota bacterium genome, one window contains:
- a CDS encoding amidohydrolase family protein — MTRRTALQRVAGLGLLGLGMGQGCSKGAASKKSPVIEWNAHIFSPDTSKYPVHPRATYTPDLSVHPADPLAAYLKRLDEEGIDRAVIVHPEPYGDDHRLIIDCLNREPDRLRGTSLFYPRDPEAPAKLEALVKQVPHIVSTRFHAHRGKETYLDSFADPGARALWKKAVDLGLVVELHIGPDYAAQAGKLIEEFTGCKVLIDHLAEPHLGTGVQFADVLELAQYPNVYMKLSGLNHFATDEPYYESALAFTSRVIREFGPERMVWGSGSPKIVDAHMASYSAADRAKVKGGNIQQLLDWA; from the coding sequence ATGACCCGTAGAACTGCTTTGCAACGGGTTGCCGGCCTGGGACTGCTGGGATTGGGGATGGGCCAGGGTTGCTCAAAAGGCGCTGCTTCTAAGAAAAGTCCGGTCATTGAATGGAATGCCCATATATTCAGTCCCGACACGTCCAAATACCCTGTTCACCCCAGGGCCACCTATACTCCCGACCTGTCCGTCCATCCGGCCGATCCGCTGGCCGCTTATCTCAAGCGGCTGGACGAGGAAGGAATCGACCGGGCGGTGATCGTGCATCCCGAACCCTATGGGGATGACCATCGTTTGATCATTGACTGCCTGAACCGCGAACCCGACCGGCTCCGGGGAACGAGTTTATTCTATCCGAGAGATCCGGAAGCACCGGCAAAACTGGAGGCCCTGGTCAAGCAAGTGCCCCATATCGTTTCGACCCGGTTCCATGCCCACCGCGGCAAAGAGACCTACCTCGACAGCTTCGCCGATCCAGGCGCCAGGGCCTTGTGGAAGAAAGCCGTGGATCTTGGCCTGGTGGTCGAATTGCATATCGGTCCCGATTACGCCGCCCAAGCCGGAAAACTCATCGAAGAGTTTACAGGCTGCAAGGTGCTGATCGATCATCTGGCCGAACCGCATCTGGGCACGGGGGTCCAGTTTGCCGATGTCCTCGAGTTGGCCCAATACCCGAACGTCTATATGAAGTTATCGGGCCTGAATCACTTCGCGACCGATGAACCCTATTACGAAAGTGCGTTGGCGTTTACCTCGCGCGTCATCCGTGAGTTTGGTCCCGAGCGCATGGTCTGGGGCAGCGGTTCCCCGAAAATCGTGGATGCGCATATGGCTTCGTACTCCGCCGCCGACCGCGCCAAGGTAAAAGGTGGCAACATTCAACAACTTCTGGATTGGGCTTAA
- a CDS encoding tautomerase family protein, with amino-acid sequence MRSSIKGATQLLVDVLGKNPATTVVIIEEVSTDNWGVGGETVTERRKKAK; translated from the coding sequence ATGAGGTCGTCCATCAAAGGAGCCACCCAACTACTTGTCGATGTCCTCGGCAAAAATCCGGCGACCACCGTGGTCATCATTGAGGAAGTCAGCACCGACAACTGGGGCGTCGGCGGTGAAACCGTCACCGAGCGCCGGAAGAAGGCGAAGTAG
- a CDS encoding DUF2235 domain-containing protein — protein sequence MRRLIVCCDGSWRKLGSKYPSNVIKLAQAVKRRDGQKVAQVVYYREGVGANNKSRLGGMLGLGLDEDIMSAYTFLALNYEPGDEVFLFGFSRGAYTARSLAGLIHCSGLVSRSRMRKIPEAFELYRDRSVRPGSDKAIRFRAIHGERIPIQVLGCWDTVGALGIPFNIPGTDWGERYNNRFAFHDTCINRSVKFAFHAKAIDELRAVFEVTPMNPGARTGQVIEEAWFPGDHSCVGGGTEAKAPLANRCLFWMLERMRAHGIQLATDHSRVETGVEIDHTAPFDNTIRGFYRLTGSKPRAITGSFDQIDISTRFRWRDCPDYRPKNLSRRFRSKLDKGVGEERGGL from the coding sequence ATGCGCCGTCTGATAGTGTGTTGCGATGGGAGTTGGCGGAAGCTGGGCTCCAAGTATCCTTCCAATGTCATTAAGCTGGCCCAGGCGGTAAAACGGCGTGACGGGCAGAAAGTGGCGCAGGTGGTTTATTACCGCGAAGGGGTGGGTGCGAATAACAAAAGTCGCCTGGGCGGAATGTTGGGCTTGGGGCTCGATGAAGATATTATGTCGGCCTACACCTTTCTGGCCTTAAACTACGAACCGGGAGATGAAGTCTTCCTGTTTGGATTTAGTCGTGGGGCTTACACGGCGCGGAGCCTGGCCGGATTGATTCATTGCAGTGGCTTGGTTTCCCGGTCGCGCATGCGGAAAATTCCGGAAGCCTTCGAGCTGTACCGCGATCGAAGTGTGCGTCCCGGTTCGGACAAGGCGATTCGCTTTCGCGCGATCCACGGCGAACGCATCCCTATTCAGGTGCTTGGTTGTTGGGACACGGTGGGTGCGCTGGGTATCCCGTTCAACATTCCCGGCACCGATTGGGGTGAGCGTTACAACAATCGCTTTGCATTTCACGATACCTGCATCAACCGGTCGGTAAAGTTTGCTTTTCACGCCAAAGCCATAGACGAGCTTCGGGCGGTCTTTGAAGTAACACCGATGAATCCCGGAGCCAGAACCGGGCAAGTGATTGAAGAAGCCTGGTTTCCCGGTGACCACAGTTGTGTGGGAGGCGGAACGGAAGCAAAGGCACCGTTGGCCAATCGATGTCTTTTTTGGATGCTTGAGCGCATGCGGGCGCATGGCATACAACTGGCCACTGATCACAGTCGCGTTGAGACCGGAGTTGAAATCGATCACACCGCTCCGTTCGATAATACCATCCGTGGGTTCTATCGACTGACCGGATCAAAGCCGCGCGCCATAACCGGGTCGTTTGATCAAATCGATATCAGCACCCGGTTCCGTTGGCGTGACTGCCCGGACTACCGGCCCAAGAACCTGAGCCGCCGGTTTCGCAGCAAGCTGGATAAGGGGGTGGGTGAAGAAAGGGGAGGCTTGTAA
- a CDS encoding BlaI/MecI/CopY family transcriptional regulator, giving the protein MKKQNLSKLELQVMRPFWTQGELTVREAAEALAQEENDPGYSTVQTIVGRLEAKGALTKTKKVGNAWLFKAAVERKRIVNRMIDELVTLLDGASSPILSHLVESKKISKAELDEIRKLIDAKGSSHE; this is encoded by the coding sequence ATGAAAAAGCAAAACCTATCAAAACTCGAGCTTCAGGTGATGCGTCCTTTCTGGACACAGGGCGAGCTGACGGTCCGGGAAGCAGCCGAAGCCCTGGCCCAGGAGGAAAACGACCCGGGTTATTCCACAGTTCAAACCATTGTCGGTCGCCTCGAAGCCAAGGGCGCACTTACCAAAACCAAAAAAGTGGGCAATGCCTGGCTGTTCAAGGCAGCCGTGGAAAGAAAGCGCATTGTCAACCGCATGATCGATGAATTGGTCACCCTGCTGGATGGAGCTTCGAGCCCCATTCTTTCGCATTTGGTGGAATCAAAAAAAATCAGCAAAGCCGAACTCGATGAAATCCGAAAACTGATCGACGCGAAAGGTAGCAGCCATGAATGA